The DNA sequence ATGGCCTGAAGGATTGCGAAAAGGATATCGACATATTCCAAGCATGATCTCATCAACTCCAAACCTGGAGTCTGACTAGCTTGGTACGATGGCTGCAAAAGAAACCCAGCTTTCGTGTTTCCTTTCATCCTGTAGATACGACTTCCTTGGATGCCGCGGTATGAAAATCGCTGACAGAAGGGCTGCGAGCCGAACAAGGCGGCTCATTGACACGGCCAGCGTTAGGGAAAGGTGCTTCTCCTGAATGCGGCTCTTTCTACGCGGAGCTGTGCAGGATTGAACTAATGAATTCCAGGTCGCGGCACGCATTGGAAAAATAGCGCTATGGCGTAAAACGCCGCCAAATGTGCTCGTCTTCCTCAAGACGGGCAAGCGAGATGAATTTCAGCCCCCCACccgccaaaaaataaataaaaaaataatccccggaCGCAATTTTGCCTTGGCATCGCTCTCTCCGTCAGTATTTTATCCTTGCGCTCAGTGAACAACCCAGGAAAGGCTCGACTTTAAGAAGCAGCGAGCTCATTGAGGTTTTCTTTTGTTGACGCAATTGCCTCGAAGAAAAGATTCCTTCCCATCTATGTTACTGTCTAAGACTGGAGGCTCCTGCGCAATTAGCTGAAGTCATTCATCTGGAGTACCTTCGCCTTTGCATGAAATATGGGGACGGATACCTTAAGTGTCTCGAGCAGCTTCGACTACTGCCTCTCTGTGCGTTCGTATTGTAAAATGACTGCTACACACCGAGCAGACTAGCAATTGAGGATTCGCAGATTTGTTTTGGGGAGTGGGGCTATCGTCCCTAAGGCACTTTATTTCAAATGTAGCCgtttgtgaaatgtttttccttgatttgttgttttggtaCTCAGGCCAAAGCGATGAAAGTATTGATCTGCTGCCATCCTGTGGCACCTGTAGGCAATTATAAACCTTTTGGGGTGTTCATAACTCGTTGATTTTCTCAGGACTTGGTCCCCATGATACATGAATACCATGTTGGCCTAACACGGCGTTCCTTCTTTCACATATGTCATGGGtcaaattaccttttttttccagaggcaATACAGAACCtggttaaaaatacaaaaaaaaaaattgtgttgttgttcAGCTCCGCTTGCAGCGGTGAGAAGCAAGGCACTATGACAAAGCACACAATGTCAAACATTGCATGGATAGTTTGGCTTGAAAAGAGCGCCATCGCCCCGGTGTGACTTGGACCTGAAATCAGATTgcgttcaacaaaaacaacacctaATCCTTTGGCCGATGTTCAAGGTTGTCTGCACTTGGCATCCGGAATTTCCGACAGGATCAATTCAGGATCTACCTCCGTATCTGGATTTATTAAAACAAAGTGCAATGAGCTTTCGTCTTCATCCACTTACTCTGTTTGAAAACAAGTAAATGGACAAGGTGTGCAAGTTCATCTTTTGAAGGAAATCTGagggttttgtttaaaaatatatatatttttaaaaacaggccTTTTCTTTGGTTGTTTAGATAAGCCTACACACATCTAAcactacatacacacacagaaaaaatgcTAAGTCGAAATTGTCACGAGTGGACATAACGACGCCAAGGCCTTACATCCTGTCAGTGTCTCACATTCATGAGCAAATTTCAGACAAACATCTCCAAATTAACATAAAGCAAGACAAAAGTGAGACGGCGAGAAGCTGGAGAAGTCCGCAAACGTCGACGCTAAACGCAACAGAAGTCTGTAATCGCCAGCAATTATCTCAACCCCGGGTTTCATTTTATGTGTTGACTCAATAAACCGTCAACGCCGGTTCAACATGTGGTGCCGTTTAAAAGAGTTGCCTCGGATATTTATTTTAGGGAGGCAACAACGTTCATTTTCCCCGGCTGCTTGAGCTCGCTTCGGTACAACAATGCATGATCGAGAGGCTCACTGTGCGCCTCTGGCTCATTGCCGAGTCGGCTCAAGGCAGCCTTGGAAGCACAACCAGATGCCTCTTACTCAAATCTCCCAAGCATGGGCGTGACGACGGAGGCTTTTGCTTCCGTCCATGCTGACAGCGAATGAAACTGACTGTCCTGGTTTAAATTTGCTGCGCTAACCACGGGACGGTTCcctgaaactaaaaaaaaaatgcagacatcACTTGTTTGCAGTTGGCACCAATGTCGGCAGGAACCAACGCTACAAACGTAACAACTCCGGCTTTTTGTCGTAGCATATGATGAGTATTTCCGTGCTAATCCAGCTTTCCCACTATCTAACGGAATGATCAACCCCTCTCGAGCTGCCGGCCGAGCAAATGGGAGCATTACCATTTCATTTCGTTTCCAATTAATCGATTGGCTTCAAAGCCAAAGTACCCAAAGGACAAGGGGGAGGGAAAAGCCTGAACCCAAAACCTCTCGACCGTGACGCTAACCACTAAGAGACCGTGCTGCTTAAAGAAGCCAATATTGTAATAATCACTTTCAAAACACAGCAACAAGTAGAAGTGGGGGAAGTCAGGAAGAGTgatcaaagacatttttaaagccAATTCAGGCCTTGTTTTGAGATTGATGGATTCAATGTTTTTGAAGTCAGTTTTAAATGTAACAAACTGCGCTCTACAGCTACGCTAGCTGCTAAATGCAAATAGTGTGAGGTAGCACGGACCAACTGAAGTTCCTCAATGTCGTGTCTTGTCCCTGAGCGTTAAAGGTGACTGATGTAATTGACAACTTTTCCCATTTTCGCGGTCAAATTCTTTGTGTGGTGGTGTGCTTGCTTGGAATGTTCCTGTCatgtagcaaggtggtggtggaccccaaaaagcaggcaggagagaggagcggggtgtatttgaagaattgtatttaaaacaaaaaaaaaaacgaaatccaaaacacacaaagtccaaagtgtcacacaaaaaccatgacaaaaCCTAAAACAtcacaatgaactaaacatgacagaaaacaagaacaaacagcaacacacatgacagtagcgagaagcaacaatgacccgacaccgagtgttcgggcttgagtccttttatacaactaattaccaaatgaccaacaggtgtgcagctgccggggggagccctacagtgccacctgttggtccctacaccgaatcatgacagttccAACGTTTTTCTAGCCAACTGCAGGTCTCGTCATAACAAAGACATTAGAGCCAATCGCAAGCTAGGATGTCGGGGATCGGGTCGCCGTGCTTCTGGATTCTGTAACCAGctaccagaattttttttcttccagttctaatttaataatttaataCTTGTCCTTCATTCAAAACTAAAGCAAGGACACTGTTTGGAAAATGTACTGAGTAAGAAGTACATATAGCGGTTTTCTAACCTAACTGGTAAAAGTAAAGGGTAGTTTgatgaataaatgctcaaagtacaaagtaccagaaaaaaaaacgaccaaagtACAGTTACAAAGTATCTGTACTTCATTATTTCCCCATTTCTGGTAACACATCATGTCTGTAACTGTTGCGCGCGGACGTAATGAAGGATTTTCTCCCTCGTGGTCGCCTATTTATAGAATGTGaacgttgttttgtgttttttctcttctttattACCACCTAATCATGGCCAAGAGTGTTTATTCCACTATGGTGAGAACGGCCCGCATGGCAGCATGCCCAGCAATCTGTTCATTCTTAAGTGCGTCGTCTCACGGGAAAGTCCTTCGACTTGTTCCAGTTTCCAAATCATCTTTAGTGTGTCCCCAACGAGCTTCTGTGTCGGGAGCTGTCACGTGGCTTATGGAAAGCACCCCCATTCCACTCCATAGATCTCGTAAAAGTTCAGGGGAAACCCAGGTTACGCAAACGGTTGTCTTTGGCATCGATCCAGTGAAATCGTGGCCGGCTAACAGGAAATAATTGACTTCCGCCATGGCTCCCTGCATTTGCTGAGGGCCCTCAGAACCCACATGAGAATTTGCATACCAGTGGAAACATATGAAGGATATATGTCCTCAGAAGGGGTTATGACTGATTAAAGACTCACGTAGCTTCTTTAGAGTAGGATACTACACATAAACCGTAGTCACACTGTTGTTTCTCTAAACATTCCAATAAAATCATGCAATTGGAGGTGTATTTTGGTCTCATTTCAATGCAGCGACATGCTTTGATTGCTAGGTGGATTACAAGAGAATTAAGGGAATGCCTTCTCCATTGACATGGGTCCACTTTTGGAGCTTGGGATCAAATGTaaccttttttaattttattttcttcacagaATCCTACTTTGGGGACAGCTTCTGCAGTATCCAAACCGTCCAAGATGTCTCTCGCTTCCACGTGACACTACAGATAAAGACGAGTCAGAGAAGTGGCCTATTGCTCCTGGCCGCTGGAATGGAGGACTACCTGTTTATCGAGCTCCTAAATGGGAAAATACAGGTGGGCAGATGACTTGGAGCGGACGCAAACGCAACTGAACTTGAGTTTTCCGGAGCAGTAAACAAAGGGAAACATGACCACTGCCACTGTGCCGACCGTCACTCAGCTTGCGCGACCAATGCAGAATTCCATTGTCAGCGTATTAAAGGGTTGCATCCGAAAGGGCATCCGGCATAAGAACTGATCCATATAAATCATGGGACTTGGAAAATCTTAGAGAATGCCAAAAGGTCCAAATATTGACTCTGGCACTATCGAGGACCGTAAGCATTTTACAATGGTAGTTTAGTAAAGTTGCCCGACAGTCAGTCGATCACGCTCACCACAGTTAAAAGGCTATACGAGAAAGACTCAGGGAAATAATAATCACTGATGTTAATGATGATGCcaattttgttgaatttccGCAGGCGCGAATGAACATGGGTGCGGGCGAGGTGATCCTGTCATCATCGCAAGGCCTCCAGCTGAACAACCTTCTGGACCACAAAGTTTCCCTCACCCTGCAGGAGGCCAAGTTCACCCTGACAATTGATGATCTCTTCTCCACATACGTCCCTGTTGGCGATGACGGGGAGGAACTGAACATTGACCAGGGCATTTGGCTGGGAGGAACCGGAGAACTTGATACTCCTTACCTCAGCAATGCCATTCCGCCTTTCCGTGGCTGCATGACCAACGTCAAATTCGAGTCCCATCAATTTGACATTCTCGGCACACTCTTCAAACAGTGCCAAGACACCAAGGAATCCTGCAGCAGTGAGTTTGAAGCAGGTGACGGAGAGGCGACCAGTTTCAGCACTCCAGAttcttttgtctcttttcctACTTGGAGCGGGGCTAGCGGGACACCAAGAGTTTTGGAATTCCTCATGAAAACTACCATTGAGGATGCCCTTCTGGCCTTTCACCCCGGGAGAGAGACGGACTTTATCGCTATCGGTGTTGTGAAAGGCTACCTAAAAGGTGTGCTGGACTATGGCAAGGGCATGCAGGTGCTGGAGAACAATGAAGTGCAGCTGGATGATGATCAGTGGCATAGAATTAGGGTTCAGGTCAGTGAGGATTCATTTGACATCAATATCGACAGCCAGATCGTCTCCCTTCCTCTTGATTCTACGCAAAAATTGGACTTGGTGGGAAATTTATATTTGGGAGGCATCCAGGCTAAAATGAAGGATGTCTTTCGGGGGAGTGACTCATTAAACCGCGCAGAAGAAGAGATGACTGCCGAGTCCTTCATCGGATGCTTGGGAGAGATCAAAGTCAATCAGAAGGATCGGAGCTTACAGGATGCGCTGGTGACCAAAGATGTTCACGTCAAATGCGAAGGAGAGGACTACGACTATTCCAGTTATTACGACGCCGACACGACAACAACATCCCCGCCGCCCCGTACTCAGTATGTTGATATTGAAACGACAGAACCGCATTGCTACCCGACAGAGGACATGCCGGCTATCTTCAAAAATGTGACCAAGCTCCTTGATGTAATACCACTACTTGTGCCAGAAGGCGGGGAGGTTTTTCTCGACATTGAAAACCTGCGTCCGACCTTTGACCTTAGTGCTGCCGGCATGCGGCAATCCCAGATCATCTTTTCTCTTAAGACCGACCCTTGGTACGGCCTGCTTGACATGaacatcaacacaaaacgcacgcAAAAATTCACTCTTCTGGACGTCGTCAATCAGAAAATTAAGTATATGCATGATGGACACGAAAGACACGCGGATCGGATACACCTGGAGGTGGTTGCAAGCAGTAATGGCTACCTCCCAGAATGTCTTAAATCACCTCAAAGTTATGTGCTACCAGTCGAAATCATTCCTGTCCGTGACATTCCACAAGTGAGTGGCGGAGAAATCCCCATTATAGAAAACGGCAGCACTCGCTTGAGCCCTGGTCTTCTGAAAATCGCAGATTCCGACACACGCTGCGACAACTTGGTGCTAACTGTGACATCTGAGGTTTCCCCTGAGAGGGGTTATCTCAAGAAAAGTCAGGAACCAGAACAAAGAATTACAGCATTTACTTGCAGGGACCTAAAGGAAGGGAATATCTATTACGTGCACAAAGGGGGCGACGGTAACGCCATTACCCTGGAAGTATCGGACGGTCAATCTGTCAGCCACTCTGCAACTTTCAAGCTGGCTTTGACAGAGCCACATATGACCGTCGTTACCAACACTGGACTGCTCTTGGCTCAAGGCAGCAACGCTTCTATCGGTATTCACAATTTGTCAGTCGTCACGCATCCTCGCAACGGAGATGTCGTTTACAACGTCACGCAACCGCTCATATACGGCGAACTGAAGATCATGACGAGCGATGGGATGTTAAAGGCAATCACACAGTTCCATCAGTCTGATCTGGATCAAAATTACCTCAGGTACTTCAGCACGGATTCCAGTGACCAAGACGACGTTGTTGTTGAACGGATTCAGTTTGACACGCACCTGGGAACGTTCTCCCTCAGGAATAACACATTTTTAGTTCAGATCGTGCCTTCTCCGGTAAAACTCTCTGCCCTGGTGCCAATGGAGATGCAGGCCAGTGAAGAGCTTATCATCGGATCCAGTGAACTTCAAGCTGAAGTTAAAGGGAGAAACCCAGACCCGGAAAGTGTTCAGTACATTCTTGTCAAGCCTCCAACCCTGGGTATTCTGCAGATACTGGACACAGAGTTGAATGAAGGTGATACATTCACCCAGAGAGATATTATGGACAATTATATCAGCTACAGAGTTCTATGGCGAAGAGCTGTCGACACGACGGATCAGTTCCAGTTTAAAGTCTTTGCCGAGGATCAGTACTCTCCTTTATACACATTTCCGATCAACGTCCTCGCCGATTCCGATGCCGCCGTTTTGACCAATAAGGTGCTATCCGTCCTACAAGGCAGTGAGCAGGTTTTAAACAAAAATCACCTGTGGGTGGAGTCAACCGGCTCTTCAGATTTTATGTACCAGGTCAATCAAGAACCAAAGCATGGGCGACTCATAAGGGACTCCCCTCCAGGTCAGCCTCGATTCGAGGGAGCCATTCGAGTGTTCAGTAACGAAGACCTCCAACTTGACAGACTAATATACCAGCACGATGGTTCAGGGACAGATAAGGATGAGTTCCACTTCACGGTATTCGATCAGGGAGCAGATAGGTTTGGCATTCAGGAAATGATCCGTGACGTTTTCAGGATATCCATCCAAAGCAAGAACGAGCACGCGCCGCTGCAAGTTGTGGATAAAGTTTTCCACGTTGTCCGGCACGGACAGCGCCTGCTAACAACTGATGATATCCAGTTCAAGGATGATGACTTGGGTTTCAATGATTCCCAGATCGTCTACGCTCGTGAGGGTATCCTTTCTGGCAATATTGTCGCCGCCCACAATCCCTCACAATCCCTTTTCCGTTTCACCCAAGCCGACCTGCGAGATAAAAGggtgctctttattcaccaagGAGCCGATCAAGAGCGCTTCCCGCTGAAAGTGTCTGACGGATTTCACAAGACAACTGCTTTGCTGCAGATTCAAGCCGGCGAACCCTACCTGAGAGTAGCGAACAATACCATGATTGTCATTGATCACGGGAGCACCAAGACCCTGGACACGACATTGCTGAGCGCCGAGTCCAACATGGACATCAGGGCTGAGAGCGAAATTAGGTTTCGGGTAACGTCACCACCCGGTGAAGGCAGAATTATTGTCAGTGGGATTGAGGCGCAAGAATTCACCCAGGAGGACCTGAAAAAGGGCGTGGTTTCCTATGAGCATAATTACGAGAGCCTGAGGTCCAAGGATGCCTTCAGTTTCACAGTCCAAGCGAGAGACAACTCAGTGGACGGCACATTCAGGATTAAAATATTCAAACAAGGGTACCTCTCAGAGCCTGAAGTGATTACCAATGCGGTCGTCATTTCCTACGAGGGCGAGCACACAGTCATCAACTCCGATTTTGTCAAGGTAAATCTTATCATCCCATGTCTggttgagttaaaaaaatatgcttTGGTAGAACcatttcaatttgttttcagCGCCTGTATTAAGTCAGGCAACAGTGTGACGgaattattttgattttatagGATGGACAAGTTTGCGTGATGTGTTTGCGGCAAGTTTTTATCCCACGGCTCACTGCAGCAATGCCTCGTTCTCTAATCTACATCGCGGCCACATGAAAGCAGAGCTAAATGCGACGCCGCACAACCACCGCTTTTAATCTAGTTTATATACTAAATTGCAGTCCATTAAGTGTAGAAAACAG is a window from the Hippocampus zosterae strain Florida chromosome 3, ASM2543408v3, whole genome shotgun sequence genome containing:
- the cspg4 gene encoding chondroitin sulfate proteoglycan 4, with translation MRASQSALVGAILTLLILTDPSHGESYFGDSFCSIQTVQDVSRFHVTLQIKTSQRSGLLLLAAGMEDYLFIELLNGKIQARMNMGAGEVILSSSQGLQLNNLLDHKVSLTLQEAKFTLTIDDLFSTYVPVGDDGEELNIDQGIWLGGTGELDTPYLSNAIPPFRGCMTNVKFESHQFDILGTLFKQCQDTKESCSSEFEAGDGEATSFSTPDSFVSFPTWSGASGTPRVLEFLMKTTIEDALLAFHPGRETDFIAIGVVKGYLKGVLDYGKGMQVLENNEVQLDDDQWHRIRVQVSEDSFDINIDSQIVSLPLDSTQKLDLVGNLYLGGIQAKMKDVFRGSDSLNRAEEEMTAESFIGCLGEIKVNQKDRSLQDALVTKDVHVKCEGEDYDYSSYYDADTTTTSPPPRTQYVDIETTEPHCYPTEDMPAIFKNVTKLLDVIPLLVPEGGEVFLDIENLRPTFDLSAAGMRQSQIIFSLKTDPWYGLLDMNINTKRTQKFTLLDVVNQKIKYMHDGHERHADRIHLEVVASSNGYLPECLKSPQSYVLPVEIIPVRDIPQVSGGEIPIIENGSTRLSPGLLKIADSDTRCDNLVLTVTSEVSPERGYLKKSQEPEQRITAFTCRDLKEGNIYYVHKGGDGNAITLEVSDGQSVSHSATFKLALTEPHMTVVTNTGLLLAQGSNASIGIHNLSVVTHPRNGDVVYNVTQPLIYGELKIMTSDGMLKAITQFHQSDLDQNYLRYFSTDSSDQDDVVVERIQFDTHLGTFSLRNNTFLVQIVPSPVKLSALVPMEMQASEELIIGSSELQAEVKGRNPDPESVQYILVKPPTLGILQILDTELNEGDTFTQRDIMDNYISYRVLWRRAVDTTDQFQFKVFAEDQYSPLYTFPINVLADSDAAVLTNKVLSVLQGSEQVLNKNHLWVESTGSSDFMYQVNQEPKHGRLIRDSPPGQPRFEGAIRVFSNEDLQLDRLIYQHDGSGTDKDEFHFTVFDQGADRFGIQEMIRDVFRISIQSKNEHAPLQVVDKVFHVVRHGQRLLTTDDIQFKDDDLGFNDSQIVYAREGILSGNIVAAHNPSQSLFRFTQADLRDKRVLFIHQGADQERFPLKVSDGFHKTTALLQIQAGEPYLRVANNTMIVIDHGSTKTLDTTLLSAESNMDIRAESEIRFRVTSPPGEGRIIVSGIEAQEFTQEDLKKGVVSYEHNYESLRSKDAFSFTVQARDNSVDGTFRIKIFKQGYLSEPEVITNAVVISYEGEHTVINSDFVKVEQADILPTEMVFTIKEPPRLGHVVKLTNSTDGTDSPLLDYIHSFTQEDIDHGRILYVSASVLGADAFTVEVSNGFTTVEDLRIAVNIVPRIIPIRALNFTVKEGFSRVINDDVINISDPFYNSFNIEFVVDDRPKHGEIRFQDGDELTYFTWEEIRLGHIYYVHDSSESTEDNFTISASVYEIDRRSLPVTVAVTVRPVNDEPPKLTHNTGLEVLAGEEADITSSMLKCEDADTPAEDVYYNVESSTSGMVAFKDFPEEAAVNFTQAQIDNGEVIFIHEGEESGGFNFTVTDGEHTSPLYRFVVTARPLTITMETQEELMVFPGTRQPITAANLGAVTNEDGNEISYSLLHPPRLGRLILANNKNQMEEIRRFSQTQLESGAVFYEHQMPEKPFWVVRDSVELILSSQPAPDVRHVLPITISYYATHSNISSQMWRNKGLEIVQGQRKTIDESIFDASNLQASLPEPENAHVVFEIKRFPDHGRITLGGQDLPRDWPYFTQGDVTRRELEYLHDDSAASFDSFSFRARLRSRVDGVTSDSVVLEEIFNISIKRRGSEPPELVTIDQLLEVIQGSVILVTQKYLNTHDEDSPPDEVHFKVTKAPKNGHLIDAHTMDTLSEFTQEMINNEQVGFHSDGSLADGFVEFIVSDGEHQTEPQTLHIGILARTLILDKAPEIKVKQGDDETLVTEEMLRATTGGPVEEDVIYKITNVPKYAAVMVDRQPTSAFTQKQIKEGRVSVRFVKSTSPRDSVAFVARSRAANVSSVLNITVQPLAKIAQDPLLPEDSLVQLDRKLLDATSLENKTRSSPTFTVIQQPRAARFVKSGGPGAGQLVDSFSQRDLDEGRVALEIPKSSSGSQNGVTQDEARFLLKAHGVPPAECVLSFQTGPYNASGVYPATLMRVPSEAPTKDRKDKPAVSVYPLATTKSPRWKANQDQPHGDAHTTSPPSDSGSHRNPVVSRRGNIWSILIPILVILILLLLAALLAYYLVRKNKTGKHNVQTAAAAKPKNGEVAGTETFRKTDPANNIPMSNMDSKEADPELVQDCRTTTPVLKKNQYWV